A genomic stretch from Malus domestica chromosome 15, GDT2T_hap1 includes:
- the LOC103401226 gene encoding homeobox-leucine zipper protein ATHB-40-like — MTTNSHQIVEDDHQMLLISHLYSASDVYTQIVPPQGASKPARRRRRKSKGGEAGGVGLKKRKLTAEQVDLLELNFGNEHKLESEKKDRLASDLGLDPRQVAVWFQNRRARWKNKKLEEEYSTLKKENEITVAEKCRLESEMSKLKDQLSEAEKEIQRLLQRVDHGGSSNSPSSSLSMEAIDPPFLGEFGVEEYDDVFYMPQNNYIHGMEWMNLYM; from the exons ATGACAACCAACAGCCACCAAATTGTTGAAGACGATCATCAGATGCTACTGATCTCTCACTTGTACTCGGCCTCTGATGTCTACACTCAAATTGTACCCCCCCAAG GAGCCTCAAAGCCGGCAAGACGACGTCGCAGGAAGAGCAAAGGTGGAGAAGCTGGTGGTGTTGGGCTTAAGAAGAGGAAGCTCACAGCTGAACAAGTAGACCTTCTTGAGCTCAATTTTGGCAACGAACACAAACTGGAGTCTGAGAAGAAAGACAGGCTTGCTTCTGACCTGGGTCTTGATCCTCGTCAAGTTGCTGTTTGGTTCCAAAACCGTAGGGCTCGTTGGAAGAACAAGAAGTTGGAGGAAGAGTACTCAAccttaaagaaagaaaatgaaataacTGTTGCTGAGAAATGTAGACTTGAATCCGAG ATGTCGAAGCTCAAGGATCAACTCTCGGAGGCTGAGAAGGAGATCCAACGGCTCTTGCAGCGGGTCGATCACGGCGGATCCAGCAACAGTCCGAGCTCCTCGCTCTCCATGGAAGCCATTGATCCTCCATTTTTAGGAGAATTTGGGGTGGAAGAGTACGATGATGTTTTTTACATGCCCCAGAACAATTACATTCATGGCATGGAATGGATGAACCTGTATATGTGA
- the LOC114821339 gene encoding uncharacterized protein, translating into MAGSSSSSGDLRTPQFNGSNYDFWAVKMETILIAYDLWDVVEVGLAGQQTSREETSEEEEESESERIPVERPVVSKEEKIKNAKALSLIQGAITDELFPRIRNEKTAKGA; encoded by the coding sequence ATGGCTGGATCAAGCTCCTCCAGTGGTGACTTACGAACACCACAATTTAATGGATCAAACTACGATTTTTGGGCCGTAAAAATGGAAACCATTCTCATAGCCTACGATCTATGGGATGTGGTTGAAGTTGGTCTTGCTGGACAACAAACTTCTAGAGAGGAAACctctgaggaagaagaagaaagcgaGTCAGAGCGCATTCCAGTTGAAAGACCAGTTGTTTCAAAGGAGGAAAAGATCAAGAATGCCAAGGCTCTAAGCCTCATTCAAGGAGCAATCACTGATGAACTTTTTCCCAGAATCCGAAATGAGAAGACTGCAAAAGGTGCCTAG